From Sodalis glossinidius str. 'morsitans', the proteins below share one genomic window:
- the rpoC gene encoding DNA-directed RNA polymerase subunit beta', with protein sequence MKDLLKFLKAQTKTEEFDAIKIALASPDMIRSWSFGEVKKPETINYRTFKPERYGLFCARIFGPVKDYECLCGKYKRLKHRGVICEKCGVEVTQTKVRRERMGHIELASPTAHIWFLKSLPSRIGLLLDMPLRDIERVLYFESYVVVEGGMTNLERRQILTEEQYLDALEEFGDEFDAKMGAEAIQALLKNMDLEQECEQLREELEETNSETKRKKLTKRIKLLEAFVLSGNKPEWMILTVLPVLPPDLRPLVPLDGGRFATSDLNDLYRRVINRNNRLKRLLDLAAPDIIVRNEKRMLQEAVDALLDNGRRGRAITGSNKRPLKSLADMIKGKQGRFRQNLLGKRVDYSGRSVITVGPYLRLHQCGLPKKMALELFKPFIYGKLELRGLATTIKAAKKMVEREEAVVWDILDEVIREHPVMLNRAPTLHRLGIQAFEPVLIEGKAIQLHPLVCAAYNADFDGDQMAVHVPLTLEAQLEARALMMSTNNILSPANGEPIIVPSQDVVLGLYYMTRDRVNGKGEGMVLTGPKEAERIYRAGVAELHARVKVRITEHEKRDNGESVENTHLVDTTVGRAILWMIVPKGLPFSLVNQALGKKAISKMLNTCYRVLGLKPTVIFADQIMYTGFAYAARSGSSVGIDDMVIPAKKAEIIDEAEAEVAEIQEQFQSGLVTAGERYNKVIDIWAAANERVAKAMMDNLSTEAVINRDGEEERQVSFNSIFMMADSGARGSAAQIRQLAGMRGLMAKPDGSIIETPITANFREGLNVLQYFISTHGARKGLADTALKTANSGYLTRRLVDVAQDLVVTEDDCGTFAGIVMTPVIEGGDVKEPLRERVLGRVTAEDVLKPGTADILVERNTLLNEKWCDVLEENSVDSVKVRSVVTCDTDFGVCANCYGRDLARGHLVNKGEAIGVIAAQSIGEPGTQLTMRTFHIGGAASRAAAESSIQVKNKGTIRLSNAKFVVNGSGKLVITSRNTELKLVDEFGRTKESYKVPYGAVMAKGDGAEIMGGETVANWDPHTMPVITEVDGFVRFTDMIDGQTITRQTDELTGLSSIVILDTAERTSGGKDLRPALRIVDANGNDVLLPGTDMPAQYFLPGKTIVQLEDGAKITGGDTLARLPQETSGTKDITGGLPRVADLFEARRPKEPAILAEISGIVSFGKETKGKRRLVISPVDGSDAYEEMIPKWRQLNVFEGERVERGDVISDGPESPHDILRLRGVHAVTRYIVNEVQDVYRLQGVKINDKHIEVIVRQMLRKATIASSGSSEFLEGEQVEYSRIKIANRQLENDGKVEMTYVRDLLGITKASLATESFISAASFQETTRVLTEAAVAGKRDELRGLKENVIVGRLIPAGTGYAYHQERARHRQQGEAPAAPQITADEASANLAELLNAGLGGNDD encoded by the coding sequence GTGAAAGATTTACTTAAGTTTCTGAAAGCGCAAACTAAGACCGAAGAGTTTGATGCGATCAAAATTGCGCTGGCCTCGCCAGACATGATCCGTTCCTGGTCGTTCGGTGAAGTGAAAAAGCCGGAGACCATCAATTACCGCACCTTTAAACCGGAGCGCTATGGTCTGTTCTGCGCCCGTATTTTTGGGCCGGTCAAAGACTATGAATGCCTGTGCGGTAAGTACAAGCGTTTGAAACACCGCGGCGTTATCTGTGAGAAATGCGGCGTTGAAGTGACCCAGACCAAGGTGCGCCGTGAGCGTATGGGTCATATCGAGCTGGCTTCGCCCACTGCCCATATCTGGTTTTTGAAATCGCTGCCGTCCCGTATCGGTCTGCTGTTGGATATGCCGCTGCGCGATATTGAACGCGTGCTGTATTTTGAATCCTATGTCGTGGTTGAAGGCGGCATGACCAACCTTGAACGCCGTCAGATTCTGACTGAAGAGCAGTATCTGGACGCGCTGGAAGAGTTCGGTGACGAATTCGACGCCAAGATGGGCGCCGAAGCGATCCAGGCCCTGTTGAAAAACATGGATTTGGAGCAGGAATGCGAGCAGCTGCGCGAAGAGCTGGAAGAAACCAACTCTGAAACCAAGCGCAAGAAGCTGACCAAGCGCATCAAGCTGCTGGAAGCCTTCGTGCTGTCCGGCAACAAGCCGGAATGGATGATTCTGACCGTGTTGCCGGTACTGCCGCCGGATCTGCGCCCGCTGGTACCGTTGGACGGCGGTCGCTTTGCGACGTCGGATCTCAACGATCTGTATCGCCGGGTGATCAACCGTAACAACCGCTTGAAGCGTCTGTTGGATCTGGCCGCGCCGGATATCATCGTGCGTAACGAAAAGCGTATGCTGCAAGAAGCGGTCGATGCACTGCTGGATAACGGCCGTCGCGGCCGTGCCATTACCGGTTCCAACAAGCGTCCGCTGAAATCCCTGGCCGACATGATCAAAGGTAAGCAAGGTCGCTTCCGCCAGAACTTGCTCGGTAAACGTGTCGACTACTCCGGCCGTTCGGTTATCACCGTTGGTCCGTACCTGCGTTTGCATCAGTGCGGCCTGCCTAAGAAAATGGCGCTGGAGCTGTTCAAGCCTTTCATTTACGGCAAGCTGGAGCTGCGTGGTCTGGCGACCACCATCAAGGCGGCCAAGAAAATGGTCGAGCGCGAAGAGGCCGTGGTGTGGGATATCCTCGACGAGGTCATCCGCGAGCACCCGGTCATGCTGAACCGTGCGCCGACGCTGCACCGTCTGGGGATCCAGGCGTTTGAGCCGGTACTGATTGAAGGTAAAGCCATTCAGCTGCACCCGCTGGTGTGTGCGGCATACAACGCCGACTTCGACGGCGACCAAATGGCGGTCCACGTGCCGCTGACGCTGGAAGCTCAGCTGGAAGCGCGCGCGCTGATGATGTCGACCAATAATATCCTGTCGCCCGCCAACGGCGAGCCGATTATCGTGCCGTCCCAGGACGTCGTGCTGGGTCTATATTATATGACCCGCGATCGTGTCAACGGCAAGGGCGAAGGCATGGTGCTGACCGGGCCGAAAGAAGCGGAACGCATTTACCGCGCCGGCGTGGCCGAGCTGCATGCCCGTGTTAAAGTGCGTATCACCGAGCACGAGAAACGAGACAACGGCGAATCGGTAGAAAACACCCATCTGGTAGACACCACCGTTGGCCGCGCCATCCTGTGGATGATTGTACCGAAGGGGCTGCCGTTCTCGCTAGTGAACCAGGCGCTGGGTAAAAAAGCCATCTCCAAGATGCTCAATACCTGCTATCGCGTGCTGGGTCTGAAGCCGACCGTCATCTTCGCCGACCAGATCATGTACACCGGTTTCGCCTACGCCGCCCGTTCTGGCTCGTCTGTCGGCATCGACGATATGGTGATTCCGGCGAAGAAAGCCGAAATTATCGATGAAGCCGAAGCCGAAGTTGCCGAGATCCAGGAGCAGTTCCAGTCGGGTCTGGTCACCGCAGGCGAACGTTATAACAAGGTAATCGATATTTGGGCCGCGGCTAACGAGCGCGTCGCCAAGGCGATGATGGACAACCTGTCCACCGAAGCCGTGATTAACCGTGACGGCGAGGAAGAGCGTCAAGTCTCGTTCAACAGCATCTTTATGATGGCCGACTCCGGCGCTCGTGGTTCGGCGGCGCAGATTCGTCAGCTGGCCGGTATGCGTGGTCTGATGGCCAAGCCCGATGGCTCGATCATTGAGACGCCGATTACCGCGAACTTCCGTGAAGGTCTGAACGTACTCCAGTACTTCATCTCCACCCACGGTGCACGTAAAGGTCTGGCGGACACCGCGCTGAAAACCGCTAACTCCGGTTACCTGACCCGCCGTCTGGTCGACGTGGCGCAGGATCTGGTGGTGACCGAGGACGACTGCGGCACCTTCGCCGGTATCGTGATGACGCCGGTTATCGAAGGTGGCGACGTCAAAGAGCCGCTGCGCGAGCGCGTTTTGGGCCGCGTCACGGCGGAAGATGTCCTGAAACCGGGCACCGCGGATATTCTGGTCGAGCGTAATACCCTGCTGAACGAGAAGTGGTGTGACGTGTTGGAAGAAAATTCCGTCGACAGCGTCAAAGTGCGTTCGGTCGTGACCTGCGACACCGATTTCGGCGTGTGCGCCAACTGCTACGGCCGCGATCTGGCGCGTGGGCATCTGGTGAACAAGGGCGAAGCCATCGGCGTTATCGCCGCTCAGTCCATCGGCGAACCTGGCACGCAGCTGACCATGCGTACATTCCACATCGGCGGGGCCGCGTCCCGTGCTGCGGCGGAATCCAGTATTCAGGTGAAAAACAAAGGGACTATCCGTCTCAGCAATGCCAAGTTCGTGGTAAACGGCAGCGGCAAGCTGGTGATCACCTCGCGTAACACCGAGCTGAAGCTGGTTGACGAATTCGGCCGTACCAAAGAAAGCTATAAGGTGCCTTATGGCGCTGTGATGGCCAAAGGCGACGGCGCGGAGATCATGGGCGGCGAAACCGTTGCCAACTGGGATCCGCATACCATGCCGGTTATCACCGAAGTCGACGGTTTCGTCCGCTTCACCGATATGATCGACGGCCAGACCATTACCCGCCAGACCGACGAACTGACTGGTTTGTCCTCTATAGTGATACTGGATACCGCCGAGCGTACCAGCGGCGGTAAAGATCTGCGTCCGGCGCTGCGCATTGTCGACGCTAACGGTAACGATGTGCTGTTGCCGGGTACCGACATGCCGGCGCAGTACTTCCTGCCGGGCAAAACGATCGTGCAGCTGGAAGACGGCGCCAAAATCACCGGCGGTGATACGCTGGCGCGTCTGCCGCAGGAAACCAGCGGGACCAAGGATATCACCGGTGGTCTGCCGCGCGTTGCCGATCTATTTGAAGCCCGTCGTCCGAAAGAGCCGGCGATTCTGGCCGAGATCAGCGGTATTGTTTCCTTCGGTAAAGAAACCAAAGGTAAACGTCGTCTGGTTATCTCGCCGGTGGACGGCAGCGACGCATACGAAGAGATGATCCCGAAATGGCGTCAGCTCAACGTATTTGAAGGTGAACGCGTGGAGCGCGGTGATGTGATTTCCGACGGTCCGGAATCGCCGCACGACATTCTGCGTCTGCGTGGCGTCCATGCGGTAACCCGCTATATCGTCAACGAAGTCCAGGACGTCTACCGTCTGCAGGGCGTGAAGATCAACGATAAACACATTGAAGTTATCGTTCGTCAGATGTTGCGTAAAGCAACGATCGCCAGCAGCGGCAGCTCGGAGTTCCTGGAAGGCGAACAGGTGGAATACTCGCGCATCAAGATTGCCAACCGTCAGTTGGAAAACGACGGCAAGGTAGAGATGACTTATGTGCGTGATCTGCTGGGTATCACCAAAGCCTCGCTGGCCACTGAGTCGTTTATCTCCGCGGCGTCGTTCCAGGAAACCACGCGCGTGCTGACCGAAGCCGCTGTGGCCGGGAAACGCGATGAACTGCGCGGCCTGAAGGAAAACGTCATCGTCGGACGGTTAATCCCGGCCGGTACCGGTTACGCTTATCATCAGGAACGCGCTCGCCATCGTCAGCAGGGCGAAGCGCCGGCCGCGCCGCAGATTACCGCCGATGAAGCTTCCGCCAACCTGGCTGAACTGTTGAATGCGGGTCTGGGCGGCAACGACGACTGA
- the thiS gene encoding MoaD/ThiS family protein, whose amino-acid sequence MITPRRQWADYRVQDGDDILLFQAIAGG is encoded by the coding sequence ATCATCACCCCGCGTCGGCAATGGGCGGATTACCGGGTACAGGATGGTGACGATATTCTCTTATTCCAGGCAATCGCCGGAGGCTAA